A window of the Brassica napus cultivar Da-Ae chromosome C5, Da-Ae, whole genome shotgun sequence genome harbors these coding sequences:
- the LOC125587883 gene encoding inverted formin-2-like: MAPRPRPAAPAPTYADLFGDGSSSSGPSSSSGTVPDSHTSRRVPSTPPPLPSQMPPPRAPPVAPDQPAPPAAVHPDLRVPAHAPFARYTVEDLLAQPGREGLHVLDPDRPPGTYWFGANNRVSRSVSETMKGYYDGPYPNWTMTPDHVKTTWFKCFAVIIFTYY, translated from the exons atggctcctagaccgAGACCAGCAGCTCCTGCACCTACGTATGCGGATTTGTTTGGCGATGGATCTTCCTCtagcggtccatcgtcttcttccgggacagttccagactctcacaCATCTCGGAGAGTTCCTTCGacccctcctcctcttccatctCAGATGCCTCCCCCACGAGCTCCACCTGTCGCCCCGGATCAGCCTGCCCCACCGGCTGCAGTTCATCCCGATTTGCGGGTGCCAGCTCATGCACCATTCGCAAGATACACCgtcgaggatttgcttgcccagcccggACGAGAGGGTTTACACGTTctggaccccgatagacccccgggtacttattg gtttggggctaacaaccgtgttagccggagcgtttcagaGACGATGAAGGGATATTATGACGGCCCTTATCCCAACTGGACCATGACTCCCGATCACGTCAAGacgacgtggtttaaatgttttgcggtaattatatttacatattattaa